From a region of the Zingiber officinale cultivar Zhangliang chromosome 4B, Zo_v1.1, whole genome shotgun sequence genome:
- the LOC121975091 gene encoding beta-glucosidase 16-like isoform X1 — MGRKKSILAITLFLQLLSSARCISRSDFPPSFLMGTATSSYQCFQIEGAYLEGNKSLNNWDVLSHIPGKIKDGRNGDIADDHYHRYMEDIELMHELGINSYRFSISWSRVLPRGQFGDVNPVGIEFYNRLIDAVLLKGIQPFVTLNHFDIPQELEDRYGSWLSSHIQEDFRYFAEVCFREFGDRVKFWITFNEPNLFLKFAYQIGRYPPSRCSEPYGNCQSGDSEREPYIAARNVILSHAIAVDIYRKKYQVKQGGSIGIVVTSKWFEPLTNSTADCLAAERALAFEAPWILDPILRGAYPQQMLEILGSRLPPFTLEEKKFLLHNKLDFIGINHYASNYVKDCMLSSCNLDGYGRDALVITTESKDGKLIGDETGLATFNSVPYGIEKMVLYIMERYKNVPTYITENGYAQQSQGLSKEELLNDTERVKYISSYLDYLSSAIRQGADVRGYFCWTLLDNFEWVFGYTLNFGLYHVDFQTQRRTAKLSAKWYKKFLSAEKLQLNTKALRREV, encoded by the exons TGTTTTCAGATTGAAGGTGCATATTTAGAAGGTAATAAAAGTCTGAACAATTGGGATGTCTTAAGTCACATACCAG GAAAAATTAAAGATGGGAGAAATGGTGATATTGCTGATGACCACTATCATCGCTACATG GAAGATATCGAATTAATGCACGAACTCGGGATTAACTCATATAGATTCTCAATATCATGGTCAAGAGTTCTTCCAA GAGGTCAATTTGGGGATGTCAATCCTGTTGGAATAGAATTCTACAATAGGCTTATTGATGCTGTTTTGCTGAAAG GAATACAACCATTTGTGACACTCAACCATTTTGATATACCTCAAGAACTTGAAGATCGATATGGCTCATGGTTGAGTTCACATATACA ggaagattttagatattttgcaGAAGTATGTTTCAGGGAATTTGGAGATAGAGTGAAGTTTTGGATCACATTCAATGAACCAAACCTTTTTTTGAAATTCGCTTACCAGATTGGAAGGTATCCCCCAAGTCGTTGTTCAGAGCCATATGGAAATTGCCAAAGCGGAGATTCTGAAAGAGAACCATATATAGCAGCCCGCAATGTAATCTTATCTCACGCAATTGCAGTTGATATTTATAGGAAAAAATATCAG GTTAAACAAGGTGGTTCTATTGGAATTGTTGTCACTTCAAAGTGGTTTGAGCCATTGACAAATTCAACAGCTGATTGTTTAGCAGCTGAACGGGCATTAGCATTTGAAGCTCCATG GATTCTAGACCCAATATTGCGCGGTGCTTATCCCCAGCAAATGCTTGAAATCCTTGGTTCAAGATTACCCCCTTTCACCTTGgaagaaaagaaatttctatTGCACAACAAACTGGACTTTATTGGGATCAACCACTATGCAAGCAACTATGTCAAGGATTGCATGCTCTCTTCATGCAACTTGGATGGCTATGGCAGGGATGCATTGGTAATTACAACTGAGAGTAAAGATGGTAAGCTAATCGGTGATGAG ACTGGCTTGGCAACATTTAATTCAGTACCTTATGGAATTGAAAAAATGGTGCTGTATATCATGGAAAGATATAAAAACGTACCTACATACATCACTGAGAATG GTTATGCGCAACAGAGCCAAGGTTTATCTAAGGAGGAATTGCTAAATGACACAGAGAGGGTCAAATATATCAGCTCTTACCTTGACTATTTATCCTCTGCCATAAG ACAAGGAGCTGATGTAAGAGGCTACTTCTGTTGGACTCTTCTTGATAACTTTGAGTGGGTATTTGGTTATACGCTGAACTTTGGGCTTTATCATGTTGACTTccaaacacaaagaagaactgcAAAACTGTCTGCTAAATGGTACAAGAAATTTCTGAGTGCTGAAAAGCTTCAATTGAACACCAAAGCGTTGAGACGTGAGGTTTGA
- the LOC121975091 gene encoding beta-glucosidase 16-like isoform X2, which produces MGRKKSILAITLFLQLLSSARCISRSDFPPSFLMGTATSSYQIEGAYLEGNKSLNNWDVLSHIPGKIKDGRNGDIADDHYHRYMEDIELMHELGINSYRFSISWSRVLPRGQFGDVNPVGIEFYNRLIDAVLLKGIQPFVTLNHFDIPQELEDRYGSWLSSHIQEDFRYFAEVCFREFGDRVKFWITFNEPNLFLKFAYQIGRYPPSRCSEPYGNCQSGDSEREPYIAARNVILSHAIAVDIYRKKYQVKQGGSIGIVVTSKWFEPLTNSTADCLAAERALAFEAPWILDPILRGAYPQQMLEILGSRLPPFTLEEKKFLLHNKLDFIGINHYASNYVKDCMLSSCNLDGYGRDALVITTESKDGKLIGDETGLATFNSVPYGIEKMVLYIMERYKNVPTYITENGYAQQSQGLSKEELLNDTERVKYISSYLDYLSSAIRQGADVRGYFCWTLLDNFEWVFGYTLNFGLYHVDFQTQRRTAKLSAKWYKKFLSAEKLQLNTKALRREV; this is translated from the exons ATTGAAGGTGCATATTTAGAAGGTAATAAAAGTCTGAACAATTGGGATGTCTTAAGTCACATACCAG GAAAAATTAAAGATGGGAGAAATGGTGATATTGCTGATGACCACTATCATCGCTACATG GAAGATATCGAATTAATGCACGAACTCGGGATTAACTCATATAGATTCTCAATATCATGGTCAAGAGTTCTTCCAA GAGGTCAATTTGGGGATGTCAATCCTGTTGGAATAGAATTCTACAATAGGCTTATTGATGCTGTTTTGCTGAAAG GAATACAACCATTTGTGACACTCAACCATTTTGATATACCTCAAGAACTTGAAGATCGATATGGCTCATGGTTGAGTTCACATATACA ggaagattttagatattttgcaGAAGTATGTTTCAGGGAATTTGGAGATAGAGTGAAGTTTTGGATCACATTCAATGAACCAAACCTTTTTTTGAAATTCGCTTACCAGATTGGAAGGTATCCCCCAAGTCGTTGTTCAGAGCCATATGGAAATTGCCAAAGCGGAGATTCTGAAAGAGAACCATATATAGCAGCCCGCAATGTAATCTTATCTCACGCAATTGCAGTTGATATTTATAGGAAAAAATATCAG GTTAAACAAGGTGGTTCTATTGGAATTGTTGTCACTTCAAAGTGGTTTGAGCCATTGACAAATTCAACAGCTGATTGTTTAGCAGCTGAACGGGCATTAGCATTTGAAGCTCCATG GATTCTAGACCCAATATTGCGCGGTGCTTATCCCCAGCAAATGCTTGAAATCCTTGGTTCAAGATTACCCCCTTTCACCTTGgaagaaaagaaatttctatTGCACAACAAACTGGACTTTATTGGGATCAACCACTATGCAAGCAACTATGTCAAGGATTGCATGCTCTCTTCATGCAACTTGGATGGCTATGGCAGGGATGCATTGGTAATTACAACTGAGAGTAAAGATGGTAAGCTAATCGGTGATGAG ACTGGCTTGGCAACATTTAATTCAGTACCTTATGGAATTGAAAAAATGGTGCTGTATATCATGGAAAGATATAAAAACGTACCTACATACATCACTGAGAATG GTTATGCGCAACAGAGCCAAGGTTTATCTAAGGAGGAATTGCTAAATGACACAGAGAGGGTCAAATATATCAGCTCTTACCTTGACTATTTATCCTCTGCCATAAG ACAAGGAGCTGATGTAAGAGGCTACTTCTGTTGGACTCTTCTTGATAACTTTGAGTGGGTATTTGGTTATACGCTGAACTTTGGGCTTTATCATGTTGACTTccaaacacaaagaagaactgcAAAACTGTCTGCTAAATGGTACAAGAAATTTCTGAGTGCTGAAAAGCTTCAATTGAACACCAAAGCGTTGAGACGTGAGGTTTGA